The stretch of DNA tttttccgaaatagctacatgtaCTTTATCCTACCTTATGATGttgcgtggcttcacgtagttcccctacaagcaacatgcACTTAAGTCCTACCTTATACCgctgcatgcacattaaccccaagccttataccatcgcatgcatGTCAATAacatatcacaataacaactcgcactacaagtgcccatatatcacaacttgccaataattaacaatatcaatgtttctacAACAATAACCCATGGCTCTACCAcaacgtgtacaagaatatcaacaacaaaaatgaatgtaaaatgctcaacaagAACGATGACTCAACAATAAACAATTTTGCCTCAACGTgttaacgactttcacaacttcaacaccaaataactcaacaatgagagagataatgtataaccacgatattagataagactaactcataataaaagagataacgtataataatgacttcaaataatgaaaatcattaatgaaagagataacatgaacaataacttcaaataatgataatcaacaatgaaagagataatatgaataataacttcaaataatgataatcatcaatgaagagatagcatgtaacaataaaataggcaacaagttcaactaaagcatgggagcaatttatcaattaggatatagaacaagtgctaacgaaatcatttaaggcatgtaaggatagactaacacaagtaagaatagattgattatgagaatttagaacatgatatgacaattaaTTTAAGGTATGGAAGGAGTATAAGTAGCCTagaccggtcaaataccacgtacaacccgtgtacccactcatcatcttgcgtacacggctttcatatAACACAAATGAACCAATCAATACCAATCTTAAGGggaagttcccccacacaaagttaggcaagatattaacctcaactaggccaattcaactctcggaaatagcttttcccctaaaattcgcttccacacggctcaaatctaaccaatttcgacttaatatcatcaaataatgcaagggaAATCGATTACAATAGATAAGGCCAGGATCTttatactttttccaaaaagtcaacaaaagtcaacccgaggcTCGCCTGGTCAAAACACGGGTCCAATGATAGATTCTGattacccatgaccccacgagttcatctATATGGTTAGTtccaaaatccgagtccaaatcgactctcaaaactcaatttcttatttttttaaaaacttgactaagcttcacaaattttcactttgattcacatgatttttatgttaacatctaagatatattgatggaatatgattagaaatagattagaattacttacccaaagtttgtggATGAAAATCTCCTCTCCAAATCACCTCCTACCGAGTCAAGGGTtccaaaatgagagaatatgagTTGAAATCCCGACTTCTAACCCTTATGTTCAGCTGCAGCTATCGCAATTGTGATATGGGTTCACAATTGCAAACCCTCGCAATTGCAAAAGAAAGCCTCGCAATTTCGGCACTGACAGAGTTGGGGAACTTCTCGTAAATGCAAAGAtaggtttgcaattgcgaaccatgttcccctcgcaaaagcgacaaaGATATTGCAATTGTGAACCTAGCCCAGCCCAAgacttcttcgcaaatgcgacccaggCATCACAATTGTGATACTGTGGTTTTCTTGCTAAGGCTGCAAATGTGACcctggtgttcgcaattgcgataccagAGGCACCAGACACTAGATTTTGCGTTTTTCAGTTCAAAACTTtctgaaacatgtctgaaactcatccgagccctaggggctccaaaccaaaacatccacacaagtctaaaaacatcataagaactcactcacgcgatcaaaacacaaaaataatatctaaaactacgaatcgaacactaaaatgcatgaatttcaaagtaaagtttaaGAATCTCTATaattacaactaaacgtccgaatcctatcaaacaaACTCCaattgataccaaattttgcagacaagtccaaaaatcaaattccgaactcGATAGATAAAAGTCAATGTACAgttaaacttttcaacttcaaattgccaaattttggcagaACCATATAAattaacctacggacttccaaaatcaatctgggcatacgcccgagtccgaAATTAttatacgaagctatcagagccatcaaaataccgttctggggtcgttttcacaaaagtcagtTTGGTTAACACTTCTAATataggcttctaagccaagaatcaaagggtccaaatcaacccgaaagttTCCCGGAAtaaaactaaccaaccccgcaagtcataaaatcataaacacacatgtgtgaagcataaaaaggtGTAACGAggtgcaattacacaaaatgatcgATCGGTTCGTTacatctcccctcccccctcttgtgtggtattgaagtataaaatatcaattggtatcagagcgggttatccttgaagatgCTAACATCTTAGAAAAAGATCAAGATGAGTACACCACCTAGAAATTGGGAAGGGAAATCCACTCttcaatggccagtactactcttggtggaaaacaaggatgagagatcacatgcAGGCAGAAGACTACAAGCTGTGGGATATAATTACTGATGGTTCACTGCCTACTTTGAAGAAAAATGCCGAAGGAGAagatgtgccaaagacaagaACTGATTGCAATGCTGAGGACTTGAAGAAGTTGGAGACGAATGCCAAATCCAAGAAATGGCTTgtgtgtggacttggtccagatgagtatAGCCAAATCCAAGGCTGCTCCACTGCCAAGAAAATATGGGACACACTACAAGTAGTCCATGACGAAACAACTCAAGTAAAAAGATCAAGAGGAACCTTGTTGTTTTCTCAATATGAAAACTTTGCCATGAGAGATGGAGAAACCATTCAGGAaatgtacacaaggttcactacattgACAAATGAACTAAAGTCTCTTGGAAAGATTAATCCTGAAGATGGGAGGGTTGAGAAGATACTAACTAGGGTTTTACCAATCACATGGAAAAGTAAGATCACtaccattcaggaatcaaagaatattgctacACTTCTGTTGGACGAGTCGATTGGAAATCTCAaggcttatgaacttagaaggcgaACTATGAAAATGGATGTGTCTAAGAAGGAAAGGAGTCTGGCACTCAGAATCGCTGAAGGTtctgacttggaagatgatgaaatggaaaTGATTACcaaagacttcaagaagtacctaataagaggaaagggttcttcaagaagtggaagctacaaCAAGGCAAAAGCTCCAGAGAAGCAGGCTAATGATAGATGCTATAAATGTGGAAAGACTGATCACATAATCAAAGAAAGAAAGAGCTGCATGAAGGAACCGGAAGAAGGAACATGTTCATCCCAAGTAAGgcaacaacaaaggatcaaccaaggcaATGGTTGCTGCTTGGAGGGATAACTCAgatgaaagctcagatgatgatgatgatgatgatgataaacCATCTCTAATGGCTATtagagaatctgatgaagaaCCTGAGGTAAGTGTCCTTCAATTAAAAGAtaagattaagtttttgtctaaagaaagattATCTGAATTACTGCTAGAGCTAATTAATGAGTCTAAAGATATGAATAATGAAAAGGAACAATTGTCAATGAAGTGTGTCAGTTTGAAAGCAAAGTTCAAAAACCCGGAACTTAGGGCTTGTGAAACTAAAAATGAACATGTtgtgttgaagaaccaggttcatgcacttgatacaACTTttctagaacttagatctgaaaatctgAAATGGAAGTTAGAAACAGGTAAAAATATAGCTAGAAACACACAACACACTCTAGAAGCAAATTTAGGTAAggtaaaagatgagttgtataaaagaGATGAACATGTAAGAGAATTTTGAAAGAGGACCTGAATAAGGTTAAGCATGAGCTAgatagaacttgtaaatggaacaggtcctctgatGCACTTTCAGGGCTACAAGAACACTATAGTAGCAACAGAAggggacttggctttgggaaccctgcacctaaatgggatcccaaagcaagtacctcacacttgAACAAGATTTGCACCCATTGTGGTAACACTGGATACTATAAGAGTGAATGtgctgcaaaagaaaaggcaagtctAAGGAACAAAAATTTTGTTCTAGGAAAAAATAGGatgccaagttgggctaaaaagaatttgatttatccttttgcttatagaaagggacccaaactagtttgggttcctacgACTAACCCCtaatttccttttgcaggtccaagtgaaggagaacaaccaaatatggtacatggatagtgacTGCCCAAAGCATATGATatgaagcaagaaccagttcctttcacttgaggaccttaaaggaggtaatattttctttggaaatggaaagaaaggtgagatcattggggttggaaaggtaggtaaatttgactctcactctattgagaatatctacttgatagatggattGGAATACAGTCTAATcagtgtatcacaactgtgtgatagaggaACATGGTAGctttcacctctacaaaatgctttgtgataaatcttaccactgacaaaaTAGTTTtgtagggaaaaagagtgaacaacatatatgtggTGGATCTTTCCACACTTttagataatgaactcacttgcttaagtgtgttggatagtGATCCCCTCCTGTGGcataagagacttggacatgcaagtctgagtcaactcaacaaactagtctccaaggacttagtGATATGGCTGTCTggcattaagttcaaggaagataaagtttgtgaggcttgtgcaagggggaagcaggtaagatcctctttcaaaactaagaaaatagTGAGTACTACCAGGACAGAACTGGTCCATATAGATTTATGTGGAGAAATGAGGTCAATGAGCAGAGGTGGTAAAAAATATGTTATGGTGTtggttgatgattactctagattTACTTGGACACTTTTtctaacatctaaagatgaagcatttgacatgttcacttcgtttgttagaaaaactttgaaacaactaggtaatcaacttgcattaattaggtctgatcatggtactaagtttgagaatgctaaatgttttggattttgtgatgagcatggcatagataaTAATTTTTCTACTCCTAGAACttcacaacaaaatggagtagttgaaagaaagaataggaatttggaggaaatggctaggactatgttACTTGCTAGTAAATTGTCTCatagtttctgggcagaagctatgaacagtgcatgctacatcataaatatgtgcatgactagacctcttattGATAAGACTCCAtttgagttacttaaagggagaaagcaaAATATATCCCACCTTAG from Nicotiana tomentosiformis chromosome 11, ASM39032v3, whole genome shotgun sequence encodes:
- the LOC138901315 gene encoding uncharacterized protein, which encodes MRDHMQAEDYKLWDIITDGSLPTLKKNAEGEDVPKTRTDCNAEDLKKLETNAKSKKWLVCGLGPDEYSQIQGCSTAKKIWDTLQVVHDETTQVKRSRGTLLFSQYENFAMRDGETIQEMYTRFTTLTNELKSLGKINPEDGRVEKILTRVLPITWKSKITTIQESKNIATLLLDESIGNLKAYELRRRTMKMDVSKKERSLALRIAEGSDLEDDEMEMITKDFKKYLIRGKGSSRSGSYNKAKAPEKQANDRCYKCGKTDHIIKERKSCMKEPEEGTCSSQVRQQQRINQGNGCCLEG